The genomic interval GAGAAACACTTAGAACCGCTTTTGGGGGTTCATCATTTTCACATCCGGCAACAATCAAAATCAGAATCCATAAACAGATTTTCAACCATGTCCTGTAGCTGACTTTGAATTTTTCTGAAGTCTTTGTTCCTGGGTGTAGCATGGTCACTCCTACAGAAGTTAATATTCCAGGGCGATTGCCGGAAGTATACATACCAGAATTGTTGCCATTCCTAAAGAACATAGAGTCAAAAAGCTGAAATTTGGTTTGTCATCAATTTTCAATTAAGAACCGCAAAGAATAACGGCTCAAAATCAACAGCGTCTAACTTTCTGATTCAGCGCGTTTCAAGTCATGCTGAACGGATTCGTCCAGTGGTTGTGTTATCGGTAAAATATCCTGAATGTCCGCATTGGTGTATTTTTTATGATAGAGACCCACAAAAATTAAAAACAGCGATATGATCAACGGCCCATAAAAAATCCCTGTAATTCCAAAGCCTGCCATTCCACCCATGATGCTTAAAAACACCAGCACAGAATTGATCTGGACCCTGTTTCCCACAAACCATGCCTTGAACCAGTTTTCAACCAGCAAAGCAATGAGTGAGCAATATATAAACAATCCAATGGATGCGGTATGCTGATCCATGATCCACAGATAGATGCAGGCAGGAATGTAAATAATTGAAATTCCCAACAAGGGGATGAAGGCCAGAATCACCATGGCACTGGTCCATAACACAATAGAGTTGATTCCCGCAAACCAGAAACCGATCCCTGCGCCAATGCCCTGAATCAGGCCGCCGATTCCGTTTCCTGCCAGCGTGACGAAGTTCATCTGATTGAATTTTTCAATCATCAATTCCTCTTCATCATCCGGCATTGGTGACAATGCCAGAAAAAACTCTTTCACCCGCTGATCTTCTGAAAGCAAGGCATAAATGATCACCAGCATCAAAGCAAAATGAAGCAGAAAGGTGAACATATTGGAAATCCACGAGTTGAGTGTTCCCAATACAAGCCGTCCCACGTCCTGTGAAAACTTGAGAACGAGTTCTTTGATGGATTCAAAATTATAGTCAATTCCTGCCATTCCGATCATTTTTTTCACAATATCCGGTACATAATCCCCGTCAAACATGATTTTTCTGATCGTTTCCTCATTCATGTATTGATTGATATACTGAAACAGCACAACAGCTTCTTCCGAAAGCTTGATAATCAGGTAGATCGCTGGAATAAGCACCGATAGCACAATGATGAAGCACACGATGGCTGAGGCTGTTTTAGGTTTTTTCCAACGGGATTCCAGCGAGGATTTGAGTGGATGAAATACTCCTGTGAGAATTCCAGCAAACAAAAGGGAATGGGCAAACGGCAATATCATATAACCAATCAGACCGATCAGTATAATATAGCATAAAATAAAAACGGCATTGGAATGATTAGTATCTTCCATATTAAATCCTCCATGATAATTGAACGAGTGACTCTTGTAGAGACGTAATCTCAGACATCCCCGATAAATCGCAAACCGGGCGGAAAATCAATGATCAATTTTTTGACCCATGGGCGAAAAATGTGATCAATCCCTCCTGATTGTGTATAACCTCCTGACAACAGTGAGACAAGGATAAATTTTTGTGGAGATTGAATTTAAAATTGAGTAACACTCTGTGTGTCGATTCCTGGTTCTAAGGAACGTTCAAAAAATACGCAGAGCTTCGCCTGATGGATAATGCCCCCACGGAAAGTAGGGCCTTTTACAACAGATTGACTGAATATTCCCATGTGCCTGAAGAAACTTGTTGTCTCCTTCACCACTATTAAAATCCGGCATCTGTGTCTGTTGATGATTTGCCAGACCATGATTTTTCCGGAATTGAGGGCTTATGCTCTGGACTGGGTGCCTCAGGAACATGACCGCATGCACCTGTCACTGTATCAGGGACAGGCCATCAACAGTGATTTCAAGGATATTTTTTTTAATCCGTGGGATTATCTGGACTCCAGATTATATGTGCTGGCACTGTCCTGGCCTCTGGATGGAATGTTGAGACAAATCCATTTTGAATCGGAAGCACAGGTCGCTAAACATTCAGGCCTCCAGAATCACAATGAAACAAACATGGCATTGATTGCCAGACTTCCTTTTCACTGGAATTCTGGTCAGGCGTCTATTGCTTATGGCCATGGTTTTTCCTATGCGTGGGAAGATTCACAACTGGAATTGGAATACGGACAGTCCACCAATAAATTTCTGAGTTACTTTCTGTTGGAAACCACGCTGGGTTTTTATGGGAATTTCCATGATTTTCAAATGTTTTTCCGAATCCATCATCGTTCCGGTGTTTCGGGAATCTACTGTCGGCCTATCTGCGGATCAAACATTCCGGGATGGGGAATCCGGTTCAATTTATGACGAACATTGAACATTGACATTCATGATATCTGACGGCAGGATTGAATAAAGTATTCAATATAAATCCAACCTCCAACGAGTAAAACAATGCGAACCATTATAAAAACAGTTAAGGGACAAGCCACTTCAGACGGGGCTGGCGTTCGGCTGATGCGCAGTATTGGAACGCCTCAATTGAGCGATCTGGATCCTTTTCTCATGCTGGATGAATTCAAATCAGATAACCCCAATGATTATATCGCGGGTTTTCCACCCCATCCGCATCGTGGCTTTGAGACGGTCACCTATATGCTTGCCGGTTCCATGGAACATCAGGATAATGCCGGCAACAAAGGCTTTCTTACGGCTGGAAGTGTGCAATGGATGACGGCTGG from SAR324 cluster bacterium carries:
- a CDS encoding AI-2E family transporter; its protein translation is MEDTNHSNAVFILCYIILIGLIGYMILPFAHSLLFAGILTGVFHPLKSSLESRWKKPKTASAIVCFIIVLSVLIPAIYLIIKLSEEAVVLFQYINQYMNEETIRKIMFDGDYVPDIVKKMIGMAGIDYNFESIKELVLKFSQDVGRLVLGTLNSWISNMFTFLLHFALMLVIIYALLSEDQRVKEFFLALSPMPDDEEELMIEKFNQMNFVTLAGNGIGGLIQGIGAGIGFWFAGINSIVLWTSAMVILAFIPLLGISIIYIPACIYLWIMDQHTASIGLFIYCSLIALLVENWFKAWFVGNRVQINSVLVFLSIMGGMAGFGITGIFYGPLIISLFLIFVGLYHKKYTNADIQDILPITQPLDESVQHDLKRAESES